In the Scyliorhinus torazame isolate Kashiwa2021f chromosome 4, sScyTor2.1, whole genome shotgun sequence genome, one interval contains:
- the pln1 gene encoding cardiac phospholamban isoform X2, whose product MDKVQQITRSAMRRASAIEVTPQARRNLQELFVNFTLILICLLLIYIIRLLM is encoded by the coding sequence ATGGATAAGGTTCAGCAGATAACCCGCTCTGCCATGAGGAGAGCCTCTGCAATTGAAGTGACCCCGCAAGCCCGTCGAAATCTTCAGGAACTGTTTGTCAATTTTACACTGATTCTTATATGTCTTCTTCTTATCTACATCATAAGACTGCTGATGTAA
- the pln1 gene encoding cardiac phospholamban isoform X1 codes for MHSDLLENKSNFCTFYDFHACLHISHNLCCISMDKVQQITRSAMRRASAIEVTPQARRNLQELFVNFTLILICLLLIYIIRLLM; via the coding sequence ATCTCCTAGAGAACAAAAGCAACTTCTGCACTTTCTACGACTTTCACGCTTGTCTTCACATTTCTCATAATCTCTGCTGCATCAGCATGGATAAGGTTCAGCAGATAACCCGCTCTGCCATGAGGAGAGCCTCTGCAATTGAAGTGACCCCGCAAGCCCGTCGAAATCTTCAGGAACTGTTTGTCAATTTTACACTGATTCTTATATGTCTTCTTCTTATCTACATCATAAGACTGCTGATGTAA